The genomic window GAATTTGTCTGGTCGTACCGTGAGGGAAATAGCGAATGTGTACATCTGACCCTCAATCCTCAGCTGTTAAGCCGAGTGGCAACAGAGTCTTCACTCTCGAATCATGTGGAAATTGAATACCGGGTCTTATTTGCAGATCCAACGATTCTGCATATAGCGCACCTGTTTAAGTCCGAGCTGCTCAACGGTGGATTGGCTGGAAAGCTGTTTACTGAGTCGCTGACGAATGTATTGGCGGTGCATCTACTGCGAAATTACAGCGGATTGATGACTCAGCCCAAGCTAGAAACAGGGTCGTTAAATGGGCTAATGCTCAAACAGCTCAAAGATTTTATTGAAGAGAACCTGGCTCTTGACCTGACGATCGCCAGGATGGCAACGGTTGCTCACGTGAGTCAGTTTCACTTCGCTCGTGAGTTTAAGGCAGCAATGGGTCAGTCGCCGCACCGCTATGTGACCCAGCAACGAATCGAGCGGGCAAAAATGCTGTTGTCTGTAACGCGGCTTTCAGTGTCTGAAGTTGCGGAGCGAGTGGGGTTCTCGAATCAGAGTCACTTTACAGCGCAATTTCGCAAAGCTACAGGCACAACTCCAAAAGCCTATCGCGATAGTCTTTGAGCAAGATTTCGACAAAACCGAGCAAGAATCGGTCGTGAATTACGAGGGTTATTTCTCTAACCTGAAGACATCAGTGAATGGTTAGGAGAATCCAAAGTGACCCGAAAGACAAACGGCATCGATCGACGCAAACTCATTATGGCAGGTGGCACGGTTGCGGGAGCGGCTGCAATTGCCAGCGTGACTCACAACGCTCAAGCGACTGCTCAACAGCCCCTTGCTGCCAACACTGCTAATAGCGGCAGATTTGCAGGGAAAGTTGTTTTAATTACCGGAGCTACGTCTGGGATTGGAGAAACTACCGCTCGGATGTTTGCCAAAGAGGGTGCGATCGTGCATTTCTGCGGTCGGCGCGAAGCACTTGGAAACAAGATTGCTCAAGAAATCAATGCTCAAGGAGGACGAGCAAGCTACCAGAAAGCCGATGTCCGCAATGAACAAGACGTTAAGTCATTTGTCGATACTTGCGTTCAAAAATATGGTCGGATCGACATCGCTTTCAATAATGCTGGAATCGAGAGTAAGCCATTCACCATCGCTGAACAATCTTTAAACGATTGGATGAATGTGATGACAACCAATGCAACGGGAACGTTTCTATCGATGAAGTACGAACTTCCAGTGATGCTTAAGCAGGGAGGTGGCGCGATCGTTAATAACGCCTCGGTTTCCGGGCATGTCGGCTTTGCCACGATCGCGCCCTACAGTGCTAGCAAACACGCCATTATGTCTCTAACCAAAGTTGCCGCCTTAGAATACGCAGACAAGAACATTCGCGTTAACTCAATTTCTCCAGGTGCGGTCGATACTCCCATGCTTCGACGCGCTTTGGCAGCTTGGAAAACTGATTTTGACACCGTTTCTAAAGACTATCCGATCGAGCGAATTGTGCAATCCGATGAGATTGCTAAAACAGTGCTGTGGTTGAGTTCCGCCGATCCTACCTGCGTTGTAGGCACTGACATCGATGTTACAGGTGGCTACCTCGCGAAATAGCCGGCAATTAAACCTACTACTTACTTCATTGCTATGCCAAATCAACCGACTCGAAAAGAATTTTTAAATTTGAGTGCTATTTCTGGTTTCTCGTTTCTTCTTGGCAGTCAAAATCTTTTTGGGGAGAAAGCCTCAGCAGCACCGACAAATGCAAGTACAGATCATCCCAACGTCGCGGTCGTCAAGCGTTACTACGATGCTTATGGCAGAGGCGACCTCGCAACCGTCAGTCAAATTTTTGCTCCTAATATTGTTTGGAGAATTCCAGGGCATCATTCCCTAGCAGGCGTGCACCGAGGACAAGATCAAGTTTTTGCCTTTTTTCAACAGCTAGCCAAAGCCAAGTTTAAAGCAGATGTTTTGTTTTTAGGCGGCAATGATTCTTATGTTGTGGATGTGCATCGCGGCTATAGCAATATGGAACGCGACAATATTGATATTCTTTGGGCTTTGTTGTTTCGTATCCAAAACAATCGCATTGTTGAGGCAACCAATTTTCCCAGCGATCAACACGCCGCCGATGCTTTCTACTCGCGGGTATATCCACTGAAACCGTTGCCCGATCGCTTAGCTTAATTGCAAGGAGAGTTTCAATGCCAACTGAACAAGAAATTCGTCAAACGAATGAGCAAACAGTCCGTGACTTTCTGCGGCTTCTATGTGAGAAAAACATGGATGTCTGGATTGAGCTATGGACGATTGAGGCAGTGCAAGAAATGCCATTCTCACCGCCAGGATTCCCGACTAAAGTTGAGGGACGAGAAGCCCTTCGCCAGCACTACAGCAACCTACCCAAAGCGTATGGACGAATAGCATTTCCTGATTTAGTGATTCATTCGATGCTCGATCCAAACTGGGTTGTAGCCGAATACAGAGGCGAAATTGATGTATTGGCAACGGGTCGCCCGTATAACAATCACTACTGCGGATTGTTCCACCTACGAGAGGGACGCATCACTTTATTTCGTGAATACTATAACCCAACTGTGATGACCGAAGCCTTTGGCGATGCATCGGAGCTTGCCCGTAGCTTTAGCCTAACAAATGACTAACGTTCCAAGCACTAACTTATTCACAACTTCAGCATTAGGAACTTTTTCTATGCAATACACAACACTAGGACACACCGGATTAGTCATCTCACGTCTCGCTTTTGGTGCCATGACGTTTGGCGAAGGGCAACTCGTACCCGGAGTGATGAATAAAATCGATCAATCGATCGCGGATCAAATGGTCAACCAAGCGTTAGACGCAGGCATCAATCTATTTGATACGGCAGATGCCTACACCAATGGACAATCGGAAATGATGTTGGGCAAAGCGTTAGGCGATCGCCGTGACCAAGCTGTCATCGCCACTAAAGTAGGATTCCGTACTGGCAACGCCATCACCAACACTGGACTTTCCTACCGTCACATTCTTGCCTCTGCTGAAGCCAGCCTCAAGCGCTTAGGCACAGACTACATTGACCTGTACCAAATTCACATTCCCGATCCCCTCACCCCACCCGAAGAAACCGTGCGTGCCCTGGATGATTTAGTCCGGCGGGGACTGGTGCGCTACGTAGGATTCTGCAATCTCCAGGCTTGGAGAGCAGCCCGTCTGTTAGGGCTGCAAGAAAGGCAGAACTACGCTCGCTTTGTGGGAGCGCAGATGTATTATTCGCTTCTAGGACGGGATCTGGAGCATGAAATTGTGCCTTTTGTCGAAGACACAGGCATTGGAGTGTTAGTCTGGAGTCCTTTAGCAGGCGGCTTTTTGAGTGGAAAATATACCCGCGAAAATCCCACACCAGAAGGAGCAAGGCTGAACGAGTTTAAGCTTCCTCCCATTGATGTCGAGAAGGGTTATGAGGTGGTTGATGTGCTGAAGGAAATCGCGCAAAATCATGGGGCAACTCCAGCACAGGTGGCGATCGCTTGGATGCTCACCAAGCCTTTTGTTTCTTCAGTCATCATCGGCGCTAACAAGATGCAGCATTTGGACGATAACTTGGGAGCTATCAAACTGAACTTATCAGCTTCTGAGATTGACCAGCTAGAGACGCTGACTAAGCCGCAACTCCTCTACCCTGGCTGGATGCAAGCAATGGGTTGGGATGCAAAGGTCAAAGCTAGTCTTGATGCTGAATGGGGTTGAGCCGAGATAGAGAGCGAAAAATTTCGGGGGAGCTGCTGGGCGACAATTAAACAGGATTTTCAAAAATTAACCATCCCAAAGCCCTTGAAACCGACTAGATACTAATTCGGTGTAACGTACCGTGTGCTGGATATTGCTATGCCCAAGGTAGCTTTGAATTATCCGAGTATCAGTACCTCGGTTGGCTAAATAATAGCCCGTTCCATGTCGCAGCATATGTGCGTGAACAGGAAAAGGTGCAAAATTGCACGAACTTGGCTCTTGTCCACTTTTGGTGATGCTGGGAGAGCTGGCACGCGATTGCCGAAAACTTTGCTGTCTAAGCATTCCAAAATATTTTTGCTCTTCAAGGGGTAAAGGTAGCGAAGATACTGTTGGCGAATTCATGAGAGAAAAATCAGAATTAGCTGCCTTGCGTAGGATTAAGGTAAAGACCAAGCTAGTTAGTGGAGGTGCAATATGTCCATGCAACCCCAAACCATTCCTCCGATTCCAGAGAATACGGTAGTGGTTGCAAGAGCAGCTTTTCCTAAAGGCAATCTCTACATCCAAATTCGGGATAACCTTGGCAGCATCTACCAAGATGAAACCTTCGCATCACTATTTTCTAAACGTGGACAACCTGCTCAAGCTCCTTGGCAACTGGCACTTGTTTGTGTAATGCAGTTTATAGAGAATTTATCTGACCGCCAAGCTGCTGATGCTGTTCGTGCGCGGATTGATTGGAAATATGCACTCAGTCTTTCCCTGAGCGATCCAGGATTCGATTACTCAATTTTGAGTGAATTTCGCACTCGTCTAATTGCAGGCAATGCAGAACAAGAGCTGCTGGACAAGTTGTTGGAGCAATTACGATCCAAGGGATTGCTCAAAGGACACAAACGGCAACGGACGGATTCAACTCATGTTCTGGCTGCCATTCGGATTCTAAATCGACTGGAAACGTTGGGAGAAACATTTCGTGCTGCACTCAATAGTTTAGCTGTCGCAGCTCCAGATTGGCTGGAAGAGCATTTACAAGATGCTTGGTTTGACCGCTACAGTCGTCGCACCGAGAACTATCGGTTGCCTAAGTTAGACAGCGAGCGAGAAGAATTGGGTCGCACGATTGGCAAGGATGGATTTGCGTTGTTAGATGCAATTTACGATTGGGCTACTCCAGAGTGGATGCGACAAATTCCAGCCGTTGAGACACTGCGACGGATTTGGATGCAACAATTTTACGCACCCACTGAAGACGGGAACGTGCAATGGCGCTCGCCCAAAGACATGCCACCATCCACACTGGCAATTCATTCACCCTATGATGTAGAGGCGCATTACAGTTCCAAACGTAGTGTTGATTGGGTCGGTTACAAAGTTCACCTCACTGAAACTTGCGATCGGGATTGTCCGCACTTCATCACTGGAGTATGCACTACCCTATCAACAATATCTGATGATGCAGTCGTTGAATCTGTCCATCAAAGCCTATCGAAAAAATCACTTCTACCCGAAGAGCATTTGGTGGATACAGGGTATGTAACAGCTGACCATATTGTTAATAGTCAGGCAAACTATGGAATCGAACTGCTTGGAAAAGTTCGTATCAATCCCAGTTGGCAGACCCAAAATAACTCTAAGTTTTCTGCTGAGCAGTTTGAAGTGGATTGGGATAATCAAGTCGTCACCTGTCCTAAAGGGCATCAAAGTATCATTTGGCGACCCAAGATTGACAATCGTGGCTTGAGAGTCGTTCACGTCCACTTTTCTCAAGCTGATTGTCGTCATTGTCCAGTCCGAAAACGTTGTACCCACTCTAAAGCTGCCCGAAGATTGACATTACAACCTCAAGCCAAATACAACGCTCTACGTCAGCGACGGCAGGTGCAAGAAACGTCAGAGTTTAAGCAACTCTACCAGCAACGAGCGGGAGTGGAGGGAACATTATCGCAAGGCGTGAGACGTTCTGCCTTAAGGCAGTCTCGATATGTTGGATTGGCGAAAACACATCTTCAGCATATCCTGATTGTCACTGCTCTCAATTTGGTTCGCTTGTCTGCTTGGCTCTCAGCTATCCCACTGGCTCAAACTCGCTACTCTCGATTTATGGAGCTTAAGCCCCAAATAGCGTAGCTTTTTTTCTCCCATGAATTCGCCAACAGTATCAGCGAAGCTGCAACGAAGTGCCACGCGACAGCTAGAAGCTAACGTGTGAGTGGGTTCTAGAAAATTTTTCTCTTTAAGTGGCATCCAGTTGCAATCGCTGATTCATGATTGAAATTGTGACCGCTGCCATGCGGCACGCCAACATACCCGATCACTCCGAACGCGCAATGCCGTTGCCTTCGGTGAGAGCGAAGCTGTTCGCTGTTGCCATTGCAGACTGGTTTCTCACACACTCCAATACCGACTCTGCGTCGCCAGAGGTAATCTCTTTCACTGCCGCGGTCGCACGAGTGCCTAACCATCAGCACTATCCTTACCAAGGCTGCGTGGTTGGGCCAATCGTAAATTCGTTCACGTTTGTGTCTTCTGGCTGGTCAATTGCAAACGCCACAACATTGGCTACTCGAGCGGGTGAGATGCCATATTGCTCATACAACTGAGTCATTTTCTCAGCCACATCTTGGTCGGTAATCCGATCTAACAACTGGGTGTTAATTGCAGCAGGATAAATTGTTGCAGTACGAATGTTAGTCCCCTCTTGAGCAGACTCCATGCGTAGAACTTCCATGAAATCGCGTACAAACCATTTCGTCCCACCATAGATCGCACCACCTGGATAAGCTTTTAATCCAGCCACCGATGAAGTTGTGATAACATGCCCAGATTTTTGGCTAATAAACGTTGGCAATACAGCAGCGATACCATTGAGGACACCCTTGATATTGACATCAACTGTTTGATTCCATTCATCAGTTTTCAATCCAGAAAGTGGAGAATTTGGCATGATGCCAGCGTTCAAGAAAATCACATCGACACCTCCAAATGTTTCTTTAGCAAGCTTGACGATCTGGGCGTGATCGGATGGGTTAACCACATCCATCACTTGATAGACTGCTTGTCCGCCAGCTGTTTGAATTTCATCAACCAGTTGTCTCAATTGCTGCTCGCGACGTGCACCCAATACGACTTTAGCGCCTTTACTTGCAAGCAATTTCGCAGTTGCTTCACCAATCCCTGATGATGCGCCGGTAATAATCACAACTTTGTCTTTAATCATCTTATTCCTCTTTTTGTTGAGTAATTACTGAGTTGGGCTTTCTTCGGACTTGCCAATCAGCGGCTAAGGGCACGCCGACGGTTCGATGTGGCATCAGCAAAAAACCGACCATTACTGCACCGTTTGGCCACCATCGATGACCATGGCGTGCCCGATGACGAAGGCAGCTGCGTCCGAGCACAGCCAGATGACGGCCGCGGCGATCTCCTCAGGCTTGCCCATCCGTCCGACCGGCTCCTCTGCGATCACCTTCGCGCGCCCTTCGTCCGTGCCGCCGGTGAAGCGACCCATCATCGGAGTGTCGATGTAGCCGGGACAGACGGCGTTAATGCGGATGTTCTGCGCGGCATAGTCAAGGGCAGCCGCTCGGGTGAGACCGATCACGCCGTGCTTCGCGGCAGTGTACGCGGGGCTGCCCTTGATGCCAATGATTCCCGCGCCCGAGGACGTGTTGACGATCGCACCGCCTCCCTGCTTGAGGATCGGCGGGATCTCGTGCTTCATGCACAGGAAAACGCCGCGAAGGTTGATGTCAACGATCCGGTTCCACTCCTCCTCCTCGTACTCCGCGATCGGAGCCGGATTCCTCGGCTCGATGCCCGCGTTGTTGAAGGCGAAGTCCAACCGCCCGAAAGCCTCAACGCTCTTGGCTAGAGCTGCCTTCACGTCCTCGGACTGCGTTACATCGCACCTGACGGCGACTGCTCGCCCGCCGAGTTCTTCGATCGTGCGGGCCGTTTCTTGATTGCCCTGTTCTGAAATGTCAGCGACCACTACATTAGCGCCCTCACGGGCAAACGCTAGCGCTGTCGCGCGGCCAATGCCGCTTCCTGCTCCGGTGACAAAGGCTACCTTGCCTGTGTAGTTTCCATTCGAGTTGGGTAGCATGTTTTCTCCTGTTAGTTGCTCGCTTACTGACTGAGATGCTGATTGAAAAAGGACGCAAGCTTGTCCCACGGGATCAGGTTCACCCGATCGTACAAATCGACATGTCCCGCGTTTGGAACGATGTAGAGTTCCTTTGGCTCGGCGGCGCGCTTGTAGACGTCTTCGCTGAACTCCCTAGAATGCGCAATGTCACCCGTGATGAACAGCATGGGACGCGGCGAAATCGTCTCAATGTCATCGAACGGGTAAAAGTTCATGAATTTGACGTTGCTGGTCAGTGTCGGATGCGTTGTCAGTTTCGGCGACGAACCTTCGGGGGTGTATTCGCCCCTGGGAGTGCGGTAGAAGTCATAGAACTCACGCTCAATGGCGGTGGAGTTCTCATTCAATTCATGCACGGTCCCGCTTGTGTATTTGGTCTCGCCGCCCGTGAACTCCGCATAGCGTTGCTCAGCCGCCTCTGCAATGGCTTTCTGCCTCTGTTCGAGGGACATAGAATGCCTAAGCCCGTTACGATTGGCCGCACCCATGTTATACATGCTGACCGTCGCAATAGCCTTCATGCGGGGGTCTATCTTGGCAGCGCTAATGACGAAGCTCCCACTGCCACAAATCCCAAGAACGCCAATCCGGTCCCTATCAACGAATGGCCGGGTGCCCAGAAAATCGACCGCAGCACTGAAATCCTCGGCATAAATATCCGGCGAAACAACGTTGCGAGGCCGCCCCTCACTCTCGCCCCAGAAGGACAAATCTAGGGACAAGGTGACGAATCCCTGCTCAGCCAGCTTTTGGGCATACAGATTTGCGCTCTGTTCTTTTACTGCGCCCATTGGATGCCCGACAATGATTGCCGGATTCTTAGCGGTCTGATTCAAGGTTTTGGGAATGAAGAGATTCCCGGCAACTTGCATGTTGTATTGGTTTTTGAATGTAACCTTCTGCATGGTCACCTTGTCGCTCTTATAGAAGTTGTCCGCCCCCTCGACCACAGCGGACTGCTGTACGGGTGCTTGGAGGCTCTTACGCGAGACGTGTGTTTTGTCGGGTGCAGATGCCGCCGTTGCGCAGATTGCACTTATCAAGAGGGTTGGTATTAGAACCCGGTGTTTCATTGAGTTCTCCATTTGTGTGGGTTTATCTAGCGAGTGAGCTTCGGTTCGACGCGCCTGCCTTCAGCAGGGTCATGTCGATGACATCGCGACGTTTAATTCGGGTAGAGTCCAGGGGTGATTTTGCACTGGCTGCGGCTACGCTTTCGTGTTGTACATGATGGATACTCCTATTGATTTACATTGAATGTCTGGTATTGCTCGTCGCTGACCTGTTCCATCCAGTCCACGACCTTGCCGTCGAGTTGTTCCTGAATAGCGATGTGAGCCATGGCTGTAGTGGCTGTAGCGCCGTGCCAGTGTTTCACATCTGGCGGAATCCAGACGACATCACCAGGCCTGATTTTCTGAATTGCACCGCCCCACTGCTGAACCCAACCAACTCCAGCCGTCACAATGAGGGTCTGCCCCAGGGGATGGGTGTGCCATGCGGTTCGGGCACCTGGCTCGAAGGTGACACTGGCACCACCCGCGCGGGCTGAACCTTGTGCTGAGAATAGGGGGTCAATGCGGACGAAACCTGTAAAGTTTTCGGCTGGTCCTCTGGTGGAAGGCTGCGAACCGTTTCGTCTAACTTCTACAAGTTGTGTGTTATTGCTCGATGGGACTTGTGCTTGTTCCACAGGAGAGAAACCCAAAGCAAGCAGGGAAGATGACACGATTGTTGTCGCAAGCAGTTTCATTTCTATCTCCTTTGACGTTTCTACTGAATTAGCTCTACCGTCACGTTGATAGAACCAGGGACATTAAATGCTTCTACGCCAGCATCGATCTTGCCGATTGTGATGATGCCAGGGTCAGGGATGTTCTGTCCGTCGTGGCGATAATAAATAGCCACATCAGGACCGGGAGACCAGTAAATGATGTCTCCAACGTCATACGTTTTGGTTCGCTCTCCCTCCTCCGAAATCGCTCTCGGTAAATGGGCAAACTTTTCTCTTTCAAGCAAATCGTTCATGATCAACGTTAATGGCAGTAGGGAAATAAAATCTCGTGTGGTTGGGTTGTCAATTAATGTGGCTGTAACGATTTTGTCTCCGACTTTGATGTTGATCTTCATACTGTTTGCCTGCTGGGTTGATAGTTCAGTCGGCATCTTCGATGAGGCACTGCCAGGCACACTGTTATCAGCACGGCAGGCTGAGTAACTCAGGGACATCACCAAGGCGATCGTCAGAATCAGCATTCTCCTGCCGCAGTTTCTTTGCTGAGTGGCAAACCATTTCAAATGCCTCAAGGCCCTCTCCATAAGTTTTCTTCTTAAATAAAAATCCAGACGCTTACAAGAAGCCGGAATCACGTTTCATTGCTTTAACCTCATTCTAGGAATCCTGAAAGGCAAGCAATAGGATGATCGTCTAGGATCGTTGTACAATCCTGCAAACTTGCACCAGCTTCAATTTAAGTCACGCTAGATTCTTATACAGGCTTAGCTGCCAAACCCTTTCTAAACCTTGATATTTCCATAAATCTATTTGAACAGGCACAAGAAATGAACGCTGCAAGAACGAGTGAAAAGTCCGATAGAGCGTTGATGAATGACCTTCAGGCAAAGCGCGAGGCATACAGAGCGCAAGCCAACCGAGAGGAACTAACGGAGCGAATTGCCCAAGCGCTTCGTCAAGATGGAGCGATCGAGCCGCTGAAAGGATTGCACTTCTACCGTTCCTCTTCCCCTTCGGAATGCTTTCATAGTGTCTCTATTCCTGCCTTTTGTGTAATTGCTCAAGGCAGCAAAGAAGTCCTTCTGGGCAGCGATCGCTATCAGTACGACCCAATGCATTATTTGCTTGGGACGGTTGAACTGCCAATTGCCAGCCGAATTCTAGAAGCAACTCAGGAAAAACCGTACCTGGGTCTTCGCTTCGATCTCGACCCCACCCTGGTTGGTTCAGTCATGGTTGAGGCAGGCTATCCTTCAGTCCAAAAGGGTGCTAGTGTCAAAGCGATCGATGTCAGTCCATTGGATGCAGATCTATTGGATGCTGTGGTGCGGCTTGTCAGGTTAATAGATTCCTCTGCTGAAGCATATGTTCTCGCACCCCTGATCAAGCGAGAAATCATTTACCGACTCCTGATGGGAGAACAAGGTGCTCGGCTGCGTCAGATTGCCGTTCTCGGTGGCTACACGCACCATATTGCCAAAGCCGTCGATCGACTTCGCAAAGACTTTACCCAGCCGATCAAGATTGAAAGCATTGCACGAGAGCTTGGCATGAGCGTTTCGGGCTTTCACCATCACTTCAAGTCGGTGACTGCCATGAGTCCCTTGCAGTTCCAGAAGCAACTGCGCCTCCAAGAAGCTCGCCGTTTGATGCTGGGGCAAAACCTAGACGCGACCAGTGCGGCGTACCAAGTGGGGTATGACGATGCCTCGCACTTCAACCGAGAGTACAAGCGGCTCTTTGGAGCACCACCCATGCGTGATGTGGAGCGGCTACGAGAAAGGGCGATGGTGACAGCCAATGTTTGATTAGGATTGACAAAGGACTTCTGGGTGGATTGAAAAGTAGAAAGTTTTTCTAGAATCTATGTTGGAACTAGCTTCCAGCCGTCGCGTGGCACTTCGTTGCAGCTTTGCTGATACTGTTGGCGAATTCATGGGAGAAAAAAAGCTACGCTATTTGGGGCTTAAGCTCCATAAATCGAGAGTAGCGAGTTTGAGCCAGTGGGATAGCTGAGAGCCAAGCAGACAAGCGAACCAAATTGAGAGCAGTGACAATCAGGATATGCTGAAGATGTGTTTTCGCCAATCCAACATATCGAGACTGCCTTAAGGCAGAACGTCTCACGCCTTGCGATAATGTTCCCTCCACTCCCGCTCGTTGCTGGTAGAGTTGCTTAAACTCTGACGTTTCTTGCACCTGCCGTCGCTGACGTAGAGCGTTGTATTTGGCTTGAGGTTGTAATGTCAATCTTCGGGCAGCTTTAGAGTGGGTACAACGTTTTCGGACTGGACAATGACGACAATCAGCTTGAGAAAAGTGGACGTGAACGACTCTCAAGCCACGATTGTCAATCTTGGGTCGCCAAATGATACTTTGATGCCCTTTAGGACAGGTGACGACTTGATTATCCCAATCCACTTCAAACTGCTCAGCAGAAAACTTAGAGTTATTTTGGGTCTGCCAACTGGGATTGATACGAACTTTTCCAAGCAGTTCGATTCCATAGTTTGCCTGACTATTAACAATATGGTCAGCTGTTACATACCCTGTATCCACCAAATGCTCTTCGGGTAGAAGTGATTTTTTCGATAGGCTTTGATGGACAGATTCAACGACTGCATCATCAGATATTGTTGATAGGGTAGTGCATACTCCAGTGATGAAGTGCGGACAATCCCGATCGCAAGTTTCAGTGAGGTGAACTTTGTAACCGACCCAATCAACACTACGTTTGGAACTGTAATGCGCCTCTACATCATAGGGTGAATGAATTGCCAGTGTGGATGGTGGCATGTCTTTGGGCGAGCGCCATTGCACGTTCCCGTCTTCAGTGGGTGCGTAAAATTGTTGCATCCAAATCCGTCGCAGTGTCTCAACGGCTGGAATTTGTCGCATCCACTCTGGAGTAGCCCAATCGTAAATTGCATCTAACAACGCAAATCCATCCTTGCCAATCGTGCGACCCAATTCTTCTCGCTCGCTGTCTAACTTAGGCAACCGATAGTTCTCGGTGCGACGACTGTAGCGGTCAAACCAAGCATCTTGTAAATGCTCTTCCAGCCAATCTGGAGCTGCGACAGCTAAACTATTGAGTGCAGCACGAAATGTTTCTCCCAACGTTTCCAGTCGATTTAGAATCCGAATGGCAGCCAG from Chroococcidiopsis sp. SAG 2025 includes these protein-coding regions:
- a CDS encoding SDR family oxidoreductase, which encodes MLPNSNGNYTGKVAFVTGAGSGIGRATALAFAREGANVVVADISEQGNQETARTIEELGGRAVAVRCDVTQSEDVKAALAKSVEAFGRLDFAFNNAGIEPRNPAPIAEYEEEEWNRIVDINLRGVFLCMKHEIPPILKQGGGAIVNTSSGAGIIGIKGSPAYTAAKHGVIGLTRAAALDYAAQNIRINAVCPGYIDTPMMGRFTGGTDEGRAKVIAEEPVGRMGKPEEIAAAVIWLCSDAAAFVIGHAMVIDGGQTVQ
- a CDS encoding tyrosine-type recombinase/integrase gives rise to the protein MNSPTVSSLPLPLEEQKYFGMLRQQSFRQSRASSPSITKSGQEPSSCNFAPFPVHAHMLRHGTGYYLANRGTDTRIIQSYLGHSNIQHTVRYTELVSSRFQGLWDG
- a CDS encoding aldo/keto reductase, with the protein product MQYTTLGHTGLVISRLAFGAMTFGEGQLVPGVMNKIDQSIADQMVNQALDAGINLFDTADAYTNGQSEMMLGKALGDRRDQAVIATKVGFRTGNAITNTGLSYRHILASAEASLKRLGTDYIDLYQIHIPDPLTPPEETVRALDDLVRRGLVRYVGFCNLQAWRAARLLGLQERQNYARFVGAQMYYSLLGRDLEHEIVPFVEDTGIGVLVWSPLAGGFLSGKYTRENPTPEGARLNEFKLPPIDVEKGYEVVDVLKEIAQNHGATPAQVAIAWMLTKPFVSSVIIGANKMQHLDDNLGAIKLNLSASEIDQLETLTKPQLLYPGWMQAMGWDAKVKASLDAEWG
- a CDS encoding SDR family oxidoreductase, producing the protein MIKDKVVIITGASSGIGEATAKLLASKGAKVVLGARREQQLRQLVDEIQTAGGQAVYQVMDVVNPSDHAQIVKLAKETFGGVDVIFLNAGIMPNSPLSGLKTDEWNQTVDVNIKGVLNGIAAVLPTFISQKSGHVITTSSVAGLKAYPGGAIYGGTKWFVRDFMEVLRMESAQEGTNIRTATIYPAAINTQLLDRITDQDVAEKMTQLYEQYGISPARVANVVAFAIDQPEDTNVNEFTIGPTTQPW
- a CDS encoding AraC family transcriptional regulator, with amino-acid sequence MEPIGIPHHQDYLKANWEGITVEYMRSDETGDYDATFPKQTIGVALAPQERVVWRVDGGSSQTTPLMPASVFLYSSSEFVWSYREGNSECVHLTLNPQLLSRVATESSLSNHVEIEYRVLFADPTILHIAHLFKSELLNGGLAGKLFTESLTNVLAVHLLRNYSGLMTQPKLETGSLNGLMLKQLKDFIEENLALDLTIARMATVAHVSQFHFAREFKAAMGQSPHRYVTQQRIERAKMLLSVTRLSVSEVAERVGFSNQSHFTAQFRKATGTTPKAYRDSL
- a CDS encoding nuclear transport factor 2 family protein, translating into MPTEQEIRQTNEQTVRDFLRLLCEKNMDVWIELWTIEAVQEMPFSPPGFPTKVEGREALRQHYSNLPKAYGRIAFPDLVIHSMLDPNWVVAEYRGEIDVLATGRPYNNHYCGLFHLREGRITLFREYYNPTVMTEAFGDASELARSFSLTND
- a CDS encoding nuclear transport factor 2 family protein, whose amino-acid sequence is MPNQPTRKEFLNLSAISGFSFLLGSQNLFGEKASAAPTNASTDHPNVAVVKRYYDAYGRGDLATVSQIFAPNIVWRIPGHHSLAGVHRGQDQVFAFFQQLAKAKFKADVLFLGGNDSYVVDVHRGYSNMERDNIDILWALLFRIQNNRIVEATNFPSDQHAADAFYSRVYPLKPLPDRLA
- a CDS encoding SDR family NAD(P)-dependent oxidoreductase, which encodes MTRKTNGIDRRKLIMAGGTVAGAAAIASVTHNAQATAQQPLAANTANSGRFAGKVVLITGATSGIGETTARMFAKEGAIVHFCGRREALGNKIAQEINAQGGRASYQKADVRNEQDVKSFVDTCVQKYGRIDIAFNNAGIESKPFTIAEQSLNDWMNVMTTNATGTFLSMKYELPVMLKQGGGAIVNNASVSGHVGFATIAPYSASKHAIMSLTKVAALEYADKNIRVNSISPGAVDTPMLRRALAAWKTDFDTVSKDYPIERIVQSDEIAKTVLWLSSADPTCVVGTDIDVTGGYLAK
- a CDS encoding IS1182 family transposase is translated as MSMQPQTIPPIPENTVVVARAAFPKGNLYIQIRDNLGSIYQDETFASLFSKRGQPAQAPWQLALVCVMQFIENLSDRQAADAVRARIDWKYALSLSLSDPGFDYSILSEFRTRLIAGNAEQELLDKLLEQLRSKGLLKGHKRQRTDSTHVLAAIRILNRLETLGETFRAALNSLAVAAPDWLEEHLQDAWFDRYSRRTENYRLPKLDSEREELGRTIGKDGFALLDAIYDWATPEWMRQIPAVETLRRIWMQQFYAPTEDGNVQWRSPKDMPPSTLAIHSPYDVEAHYSSKRSVDWVGYKVHLTETCDRDCPHFITGVCTTLSTISDDAVVESVHQSLSKKSLLPEEHLVDTGYVTADHIVNSQANYGIELLGKVRINPSWQTQNNSKFSAEQFEVDWDNQVVTCPKGHQSIIWRPKIDNRGLRVVHVHFSQADCRHCPVRKRCTHSKAARRLTLQPQAKYNALRQRRQVQETSEFKQLYQQRAGVEGTLSQGVRRSALRQSRYVGLAKTHLQHILIVTALNLVRLSAWLSAIPLAQTRYSRFMELKPQIA